One Cylindrospermum stagnale PCC 7417 DNA segment encodes these proteins:
- a CDS encoding bifunctional 3'-5' exonuclease/DNA polymerase: protein MSRSLINIDNPSHSALRYTLVSNVSTLNSALKPLFQAEVLALDCETTGLDPLIDSIKLIQIAAPNYPVVLIELPAIPKINRLLLKKLLSNSALKIAHNAKFDWQFLSQAGLHLSGRLFDTQLAYKVLTSGLKTSSSLQNIVQKLLQIQLDKTQQISDWCKPLTQSQLQYAALDAAILLDLYPILVKKLKQAKLLKIAQLEFRCMPVVAQMELNGMLFDLSRWQTIGAKLETEKTDTLNQLKQLRIASSQMSLLPELTDTINPNSPQQVLASLQSLGIPLQSTNQNALVPLAAHYPIIQALLDYRRLSKILGTFTDKLPQHIHSKTGRIHPNYYQLGARSGRFSCRNPPLQTLPRDEAARSCFIAAPGYKIIKADYSQIELRIMARLSGDLKMCRAYRQGADLHRLTASLVTGKSINEVTEEDRRLAKAINFGLIFGMGAAKLQIYAQVKYGVAMTLEQAKAFRKRFFEAYPGIARWHENIKRKYIQGIKESRTLAGRRRRWANKPRLSELLNHPVQGLNADINKLAMVKLSTTLAKFGTKLICVRHDEIVLECPETEVDQVSHILHNCMVAAAQKFLSHIPVVIDIKTSNSW from the coding sequence ATGTCTAGAAGCTTAATCAATATAGATAATCCTAGCCATTCTGCACTGCGATACACTTTAGTATCCAATGTTTCAACTCTTAATTCTGCACTCAAACCTTTGTTTCAGGCAGAAGTTTTAGCCCTTGACTGTGAAACTACAGGACTCGACCCTCTTATTGACTCTATTAAACTGATTCAAATAGCTGCACCTAACTATCCGGTAGTGCTGATTGAGCTACCAGCTATTCCCAAAATAAATCGTTTGCTGCTCAAAAAATTGCTCAGTAACTCTGCTCTGAAAATTGCTCATAATGCCAAGTTTGACTGGCAATTTCTTAGCCAGGCAGGACTTCATCTCTCCGGTAGATTATTCGATACCCAACTTGCTTATAAAGTTTTGACATCCGGCTTAAAAACAAGCTCATCCTTACAAAATATAGTGCAAAAGCTACTACAGATTCAACTAGATAAAACTCAACAAATCAGCGATTGGTGTAAACCTCTAACCCAATCTCAATTGCAATATGCTGCCCTAGATGCTGCCATATTGCTTGACCTTTACCCAATTCTCGTCAAAAAATTAAAGCAGGCAAAGTTACTCAAAATTGCCCAACTAGAATTTCGATGTATGCCCGTTGTGGCTCAAATGGAACTTAATGGGATGCTATTTGACTTGTCCCGATGGCAAACGATAGGTGCAAAATTAGAGACTGAAAAAACAGATACTTTAAACCAACTTAAGCAACTGCGTATTGCTAGCTCTCAAATGTCCTTGCTACCAGAGCTAACAGATACAATAAATCCAAATTCACCGCAGCAAGTTCTAGCATCTCTCCAATCCCTTGGTATTCCATTACAATCAACTAACCAAAATGCATTAGTTCCTTTAGCTGCACATTATCCAATAATTCAAGCATTGCTGGATTACCGCCGTTTATCCAAAATTCTCGGCACTTTTACCGACAAACTACCCCAACATATCCACTCTAAAACTGGTAGAATTCATCCAAACTATTATCAATTAGGAGCTAGGTCTGGTAGATTTTCTTGTCGTAACCCACCGCTGCAAACTCTTCCCCGTGATGAAGCAGCTCGCAGCTGCTTTATTGCTGCCCCTGGCTACAAAATTATCAAAGCCGATTATTCCCAAATAGAACTACGAATTATGGCTCGGCTTAGTGGTGATCTAAAAATGTGCCGAGCCTATCGTCAGGGTGCTGACTTACATCGATTAACAGCATCTCTAGTAACCGGGAAATCCATCAATGAAGTGACCGAGGAAGACCGCAGACTAGCAAAAGCCATTAACTTTGGCTTGATTTTCGGTATGGGCGCTGCCAAACTCCAAATTTACGCCCAAGTAAAATATGGAGTGGCAATGACATTAGAACAAGCAAAAGCTTTCAGAAAACGATTCTTTGAGGCTTATCCTGGAATAGCTAGGTGGCATGAAAACATCAAACGTAAATACATCCAAGGCATTAAGGAAAGTCGTACACTAGCAGGTAGACGACGGAGATGGGCAAACAAGCCCCGACTATCAGAGCTACTTAACCATCCAGTACAAGGTTTAAATGCCGACATCAATAAATTAGCTATGGTAAAACTTTCAACGACCTTAGCTAAATTCGGAACAAAACTCATCTGTGTAAGACATGATGAAATTGTACTGGAATGTCCAGAAACTGAAGTTGACCAAGTTAGCCACATACTACACAATTGTATGGTTGCTGCTGCCCAAAAGTTTCTCAGCCATATTCCAGTTGTTATAGATATTAAAACATCAAATAGCTGGTAA